The sequence TCCAACAACGAACCGATATCCCCGTCTATCACGAAGAGGTGGAAGTATATGAAGTGCTGGACTACGACGGCACCCACTTGGGTTTGTTGTATGCCGACTTCCATCCGCGCGAAGGCAAACGCAGCGGTGCTTGGATGACCACCTTCCGTGAGCAGTACAAAGAAGAGGGTAAGCGCATTTCGCCTTTGGTGTCTATTGTGTGCAATTTTACACGCCCTACCCAAGACAAACCCTCCCTGCTCACCTTCAACGAAGTAACTACCTTATTCCATGAGTTTGGGCACGCCCTGCATGCCCTCCTCTCCGACGTAACCTATGAAAGCCTGTCAGGTACCAATGTGTATTGGGATTTTGTAGAGCTGCCTTCGCAAATCATGGAAAACTGGTGCTATGAAGCCGAATGCCTCGCCCTTTTTGCTAAGCACTACGAAACCGGCGAAACGCTGCCCATGGAATACATAGAAAAAATCAAGGCGCTGGGCAAGTTTATGGAAGGCTATCAGACCCTGCGACAACTGAGCTTCGGCTATCTCGACATGGCATGGCATGCCGTAGAACAAGCGCCCATATTCAACAAACTTGAGGATTTTGAACGAGAAGTGCTTACACCCGTCGATTTGTTGCCACCAGTAGAAGGCACTGCCATCAGCACCGCTTTTTCACACATTTTCTCTGGTGGCTACTCTGCCGGCTATTACAGTTACAAATGGGCAGAGGTGCTCGATGCCGATGCTTTTGCCCTCTTCCAAGAAAAAGGCATCTTTGACCGCCATACAGGGCTTGCTTTCCGCCGCCTGTTGGCAGCCGGTGGCTCGCGACATCCTATGGAACTGTACAAGGCGTTTCGAGGGCACGAGCCTTCAGTAGAACCCCTGTTGCGTCGTGCGGGCTTACTGGAGTAAACCCTGCAAATGGGGCATCACCCGTAAAGCAGCTTCATAGCCGGCTTCGTAAAAGAAGTCGGCTTTCTGAAAAGCAAAAATATTGTGTTCCGACAGCCCCGGCGGTTCTATTACCACATTGCATTTTTTCAGATTTTCCTGAACGTTCTGCCACACAATCAAATCAAAGCAACGCTCCCCTACCGACAGCATCGTCCACGAGTCGTCGGGAAGTACCTCCAACGGATTTACATTCACCCCTATGACGGGGAAACAGTGCTCCAGAAGGGGCTCTACCGGCAAGTTGTTGAGCATGCCACCATCTACATAAAAATACTCGCCTATTTTCACAGGCTTGAATAAGATAGGAATAGAAGCCGAGGCTTCTACCGCCTCGTACAGGCTGCCCTCTGAAATGAACTCGGCACGCCCGGTATTCAGGTTAGATACCGATACGGTAAAAGGACGCTCCAGCTCTTCAAAGCGCTCGGGCAGAAATCGTTTCATCAGTTTGCGCAGGTAGCTAAGCTCCGACAAGCCGCTGCTCGGCAAAGAGAAAGAAAAGAGCTTCAACAAGCTGGCATCATCCACCAAGCGCTTGAGGTCTTCCGGGTCATAGCCCGCTGCATAAAACGCCCCTACGATTGCTCCCATACTTGCCCCTGCGACCCTGTCGGGTGCCATACCCCTCTCAAACAATGCCTGCAGCACACCTACATGAGCAATACCACGCGCACCGCCCCCACTCAAACAGATGCCTATAGGCTTTTTTTTCTTTTTTAACATGACATGCTTTAAATAAGTGGGACACATAAGATAATGCAAAAAAAGACTGCCAGCTGGCAGTCTTCTGGTATCACTCAACGAGAATCATCGTTGTTTTCCTCAATAGCATTCGGCTTTGGCGGAGTAGTCAATACCCGCCAGAAAAGATATGCCGTCACTAAGGTAACCATTCCCTGAACCGTAATCATCGTAATCAATGCACTTGTTGTCATGGCTCGTTTCGTTTAATAATTTGTAACATCGTAATCATCGCCCGGATAGGTTTCATCCACTATCTCATCTCCGGTCTTTCCTTCGCGTTCGCGCTTTTTGGTAGCGACATATACCAACACACAGATACCTATAAATAGTCCCATCAGCAGCAAGCGAGCCATGTCTATGTAAAAGATGTTGTTTACAAAGCCGCCTTTGGCTATAGGCGTTCCTACTTCCACCTTATCGCCTACTTTTACAAGTAGTTCTTTTTCCGGGGCAATGCGGTAAGCCTTTACTACCACCAACGAATCGAATAGCAAAGATTGGTCTATTGCTTCCTCCCCTTCATAAAGGCGAACACCCGCAGGTGAGCGGTAGAAAGTTTTTTGCTGAGCGATTTCCACCAGATGACGATTGCGGCGCTTCGTACGTCCTATGTTGTAAACTACGCCTGCCACCTCCGACTCCAGCACATCAGAAAAATAACTTTGATTGGCAACCACTCCCTTGTGCTGAATCTTACCTATGATGCTGCTGGCATCTAATTCCCAATTACCGGAAAAAGCCGCTTCCCAGTCGTTGTTTTTGGGCGTAACCAAAGCACTCAAAAAGACTGCTAACAAGAGCAGCGGCGTTACATATTTCAATATGGGCTTATAGAAGCGAGGCACCCGGATGTCGGCACCTAAATTGATTTCGCGCCAGCCGCGACGGATACCAA comes from Thermonema lapsum and encodes:
- a CDS encoding patatin-like phospholipase family protein, encoding MLKKKKKPIGICLSGGGARGIAHVGVLQALFERGMAPDRVAGASMGAIVGAFYAAGYDPEDLKRLVDDASLLKLFSFSLPSSGLSELSYLRKLMKRFLPERFEELERPFTVSVSNLNTGRAEFISEGSLYEAVEASASIPILFKPVKIGEYFYVDGGMLNNLPVEPLLEHCFPVIGVNVNPLEVLPDDSWTMLSVGERCFDLIVWQNVQENLKKCNVVIEPPGLSEHNIFAFQKADFFYEAGYEAALRVMPHLQGLLQ